The Streptomyces albofaciens JCM 4342 genome has a segment encoding these proteins:
- a CDS encoding non-ribosomal peptide synthetase, whose amino-acid sequence MNDRTHAGVSAMPFPELFARQVARTPEATALVFEDVALSYGELDARANRLAHWLVGEGVGPEARVAVVLPRSADLAVALLAVLKAGGAYVPVDPEYPEARRAFVLADAAPALVLDEAALRRDFSAYPATGPGVRLTPAHAAYVIYTSGSTGVPKGVVVPHAGLGGLAASQAERFAVTGQSRVLQFASPSFDASVAEFCVAWLSGAALVMAPAARLLPGAGLAELVAEQRVTHATLPPSVLAALPAETALPEITSLVVAGEACPPDVAGRWSAGRRMVNAYGPTETTVCASVSEPLSGRVVPALGTPIAGVRLHVLDAALRPVPAGGTGELYVTGSGLARGYLGRSGLTAERFVACPFGPAGARMYRTGDLVRHRADGEPEFVGRADDQVKVRGHRVEPGEVEQALAAHPGVGQAVVAAHEDRPGDVRLIGYVVPADGPAPDVTGADAHQVGEWQRMHDLVYADEAKPQDDEPPFGEDFSGWNSSYDGTPIPVDEMRDWRDETVRRILALKPRRVLEMGVGSGLLLSKVAPACEAYWGADFSAPAVERLRRQVAAVPDLAGKVELSCRPADDTTGLPAGHFDTIVINSVTQYFPNAAYFLRVLRRAADLLAPGGRIFVGDLRNRRLLRLFRTAVELTRAGAGTDAGALAAVIDQGVRLEKELLVDPDFFAALPAELPDLTGADLRLKGTRHHNELTRHRYDAVLHKRPARTVSFADVPCLAWGKDVRDTVGLEATLRERAGQRLRLTGVPNPRLAGEAAASAAVTAGLPVDEARARLGAAGATSGAEPELITELGARLGLWTAVTWSPDGTEGQYDVLFAPEADLASAAPVGLCRPSGDLTGPLADHTTDPGAALTTAALVTDLQRHLRDRLPAYLVPSAIVALDALPLTPNGKVDRAALPAPEPSRTDGGTGGRAPRTPREGVLCELYADVLGLPQVGIDDSFFALGGHSLLATRLIGRIRTALGVDLPITAVFEAPTVARLAEHIDAAAAGDRPALRPVPRPDPLPLSYAQRRLWFLHRLEGPSATYNVPLALHLSGELDHDALRAAVGDLLARHESLRTVFRETAGGTPHQVVREPGDLPPVFSVVRTGPDDVRRLLHEATRHAFDIATELPLRATLFHVKPSEHILLLLLHHIAGDGWSAAPLSRDLAEAYDARRKGAAPRWSPLPVQYADYTLWQRDVLGDPQDPDSVQSRQLAYWTEQLKALPEEIALPYDRPRPRRATYRGDALALELPAALHADLHALARDTGTSLFMIVQAGLAALLTRLGAGTDIPLGSPVAGRTDPALDDLVGFFVNTLVLRTDTSGDPTFRELLRRVRDTDLAAWSHQDLPFEQLVEALNPVRSAGRQPLFQVVAAVQNAPEGGFGRLGVRTRSELISTGTAKYDLFFSLWERQGPQGEPRGLDGFVEYSTDLFDRGTAETLAAQLVRVLETAAATPDVPLAHLDILTAGERERLRRDASAAAPAVRHGTLPELFAEQVARTPEATALVFEDVALSYGELDARANRLAHWLIGEGVGPEARVAVVLPRSADLAVALLAVLKAGGAYVPVDPEYPEARRAFVLADAAPVLVLDEEAVRQDLSAHPDTAPETGLCPAHPAYVIHTSGSTGTPKGVVVTHTGLAALAASQAERFAVTGRSRVLQFASPSFDASVSEMCVTWLSGAALVMAPGERLLPGAGLEELLAEQRVTHATLPPSVLAALPPQATLPGLASLVVAGEACPADLVERWSAGRRMVNAYGPTEATVCATVGEPLSGRVVPALGAPVGDVRLFVLDALLRPVPDGAVGELYLAGSGLARGYLGRSGLTAERFVACPFGPAGARMYRTGDLVRHRADGEPEFVGRADDQVKVRGHRIEPGEVEQALAEHPAVRRAAVAARADRTGDLRLTGYVVPTADAARQTLAADLRRDLLGRLPEHLVPSVITVLDALPLTPNGKVDRKALPAPDPSRTAGEAGGRAPRSPQEEILCELYADLLGVTRVGIDDSFFALGGHSLLATRLVSRIRAVLGVELPIAALFEAPTVEALVERLGLSTARTRSALRPMPRPEVLPLSYAQRRLWFQYRLEGPSPTYNIPLMLRIAGPVDAQALRAALGDLLARHESLRTVFRETGGTPQQVVLDPATDPDAFDILDVTDDVPDDPAAFRDLLKQAARHRFDLTTDLPLYVKLFRVGPGNQREQGREETVLLLLLHHIAGDGWSMAPLSRDVATAYDARRAGRAPRWTPLPVQYADYTLWQRQFLGDPDDPDSVYGRQIAYWREQLRDLPEEIALPFDRPRPQRASFRGDSITWEIPADLHQRLHALAGETGTSLYMVLQAGLATLFTRLGAGTDIPLGSPVAGRTDQALDDHIGFFVNTLVLRTDTSGDPTFRELLQRVRDTALTGWAHQDLPFEQLVEALNPVRSAARNSLFQTMLTLDNAPEGEFTLGGHTARTEPVHVDASRFDLSVFLTERRGAHGERPGMDGAIEYSTDLFDRGTVQALAARLVALLDAVTADPDQPLAHLDVLTADERALLLGEVNATDRPVPRTSLAEAFEDTAAARPDAPAVTFDGTTLTYAELNARANRLARHLTSAYGVGGESRVAVLLDRSADLVVAILAVLKAGGVYVPLDRRYPAARMRLIAAETEAVLVLTQRDLPTAAYLPGVPALNVDACAGTVADLPATDLPAPTAHADTVAYVMYTSGSTGAPKGIAVTQGDVVGLAADHCWGEGAPDGARHAVLGHASTAFDASTFDLWVPLLNGGHLVMAPPGDLTPDDYRRLLTDHAITAVLLTTALFNLIAEECPDALSGVRQVWTGGEAASPSAVQKILNACPDTRVFNVYGPTEVTMAATYHALQAPRRLTGTVPIGRPMDNTRAYVLDSALRPVAPSVTGELYVGGAGLARGYLNRPALTAERFVPDPFGAPGARMYRTGDLVRWTADGQLDYIGRADSQVKMRGFRIELGEIETALDAHPAVAQATVNLREIAPGDTRLVAHLVPVAKEAFDSTALRRHLRDRLPAYMVPSALVALDALPLTPNGKVDRAALPAPDPRSELGGRGPRSPKEEILCALYADVLRVPRVGIDDSFFVLGGHSLMATRLISRIRTALNVELPIGALFEAPTVAALARRIDSATAEARPPVKPAARPETGIPLSYAQRRLWFLHRLEGPSPTYNIPLALRFSGALDPEALRSAIGDLVARHESLRTVFPRRARAAQQIILPPDSGRDLLTVVEVTPGDLAPALQKAARHPFDITAEHPLRATLFTTGPTDHVLLLLLHHIAGDGWSMAPLSRDLAAAYDARSAGEEPQWTPLPVQYADYTLWQQRFLGDPADPDSTYSRQLVFWRRELADLPAEIRLPLDHPRPEVTTYRGDMFPLHLPADLHQGLQALAGDTGTSLYMVVQAGLAALLTHLGAGTDIPLGSPIAGRTDQALDDLVGFFVNTLVLRTDTSGDPTFRELLCRVRDTDLAAWSHQDLPFEQLVEALNPVRSTARHPLFQTLLTLDNAPERHFTLGGHAARTEPVDLGVSHFDLSFGLTERRSGQGAPEGMEGFVEFNTDVFEKETVVRIAEELVGVLGAAVAGPDTPISELLP is encoded by the coding sequence GTGAACGACAGGACGCACGCGGGGGTTTCCGCCATGCCCTTCCCGGAACTCTTCGCCCGGCAGGTGGCGCGTACGCCGGAGGCGACGGCGCTGGTCTTCGAGGACGTGGCGCTGTCGTACGGGGAGTTGGACGCGCGGGCGAACCGGCTGGCGCACTGGCTGGTGGGGGAGGGGGTGGGGCCGGAGGCGCGGGTGGCCGTGGTGCTGCCCCGGTCGGCCGACTTGGCGGTGGCGCTGCTGGCCGTGCTCAAGGCGGGCGGCGCGTACGTACCGGTGGACCCGGAGTACCCGGAAGCGCGCCGCGCGTTCGTCCTCGCCGACGCGGCCCCCGCGCTGGTCCTCGACGAGGCGGCCCTGCGCCGCGACTTCTCCGCGTACCCCGCGACCGGTCCCGGGGTGCGCCTCACCCCGGCCCACGCCGCCTACGTCATCTACACGTCCGGCTCGACGGGCGTACCGAAGGGCGTCGTCGTCCCGCACGCGGGCCTCGGCGGACTGGCGGCCTCGCAGGCGGAGCGGTTCGCGGTGACGGGGCAGAGCCGCGTCCTGCAGTTCGCCTCGCCGAGCTTCGACGCGTCGGTCGCGGAGTTCTGCGTCGCCTGGCTGTCGGGCGCCGCCCTGGTCATGGCGCCCGCCGCGCGCCTGCTGCCCGGCGCGGGCCTGGCGGAACTGGTCGCCGAGCAGCGCGTGACCCACGCCACCCTGCCGCCGTCCGTCCTCGCGGCCCTGCCCGCGGAGACCGCCCTGCCGGAGATCACCTCGCTGGTGGTGGCGGGCGAGGCCTGTCCGCCGGACGTGGCCGGGCGCTGGTCGGCCGGGCGGCGCATGGTCAACGCGTACGGGCCGACGGAGACCACGGTGTGCGCGTCGGTGAGCGAGCCGCTGTCCGGCCGGGTGGTGCCCGCGCTCGGCACGCCCATCGCCGGCGTGCGCCTGCATGTGCTCGACGCGGCACTGCGCCCGGTCCCGGCGGGCGGCACCGGTGAGCTGTACGTCACCGGCTCCGGTCTGGCCCGCGGCTACCTGGGGCGGTCCGGGCTGACCGCGGAACGCTTCGTGGCCTGCCCGTTCGGGCCGGCGGGCGCGCGCATGTACCGTACGGGCGACCTCGTACGCCACCGCGCCGACGGCGAACCGGAGTTCGTCGGCCGGGCCGACGACCAGGTCAAGGTACGCGGCCACCGCGTCGAGCCGGGCGAGGTCGAGCAGGCGCTCGCCGCCCATCCCGGGGTCGGGCAGGCCGTGGTCGCCGCCCACGAGGACCGGCCCGGCGACGTACGCCTGATCGGCTACGTCGTACCGGCCGACGGCCCCGCACCGGACGTCACCGGGGCCGACGCGCACCAGGTCGGCGAATGGCAGCGGATGCACGACCTCGTGTACGCCGACGAGGCCAAGCCGCAGGACGACGAGCCGCCGTTCGGCGAGGACTTCAGCGGCTGGAACAGCAGCTACGACGGCACCCCGATCCCCGTCGACGAGATGCGCGACTGGCGCGACGAGACCGTCCGGCGCATCCTCGCGCTCAAGCCGCGCCGCGTCCTGGAGATGGGCGTCGGCAGCGGCCTGCTGCTCTCCAAGGTGGCGCCCGCCTGCGAGGCGTACTGGGGCGCGGACTTTTCCGCGCCCGCCGTCGAGCGGCTGCGCCGCCAGGTCGCCGCCGTACCGGACCTGGCCGGCAAGGTCGAGCTGAGCTGCCGCCCCGCCGACGACACGACGGGCCTGCCCGCCGGCCACTTCGACACCATCGTGATCAACTCGGTCACCCAGTACTTCCCCAACGCCGCCTACTTCCTGCGCGTCCTGCGCCGCGCCGCGGACCTGCTCGCCCCCGGCGGCCGGATCTTCGTCGGCGACCTCCGCAACCGGCGCCTGCTGCGCCTCTTCCGTACGGCCGTCGAGCTGACCCGCGCCGGGGCCGGCACCGATGCGGGCGCGCTCGCCGCGGTGATCGACCAGGGCGTCCGGCTGGAGAAGGAACTCCTCGTCGACCCGGACTTCTTCGCGGCCCTGCCCGCCGAGCTGCCGGACCTCACGGGCGCCGACCTCCGGCTCAAGGGCACCCGCCACCACAACGAGCTGACCCGCCACCGCTACGACGCCGTCCTGCACAAGCGGCCCGCCCGTACGGTCTCGTTCGCCGATGTGCCGTGCCTGGCCTGGGGCAAGGACGTACGCGACACGGTTGGTCTGGAGGCTACCCTGCGGGAGAGGGCCGGGCAGCGGCTGCGGCTGACCGGCGTGCCCAACCCGCGGCTGGCGGGCGAGGCGGCGGCCTCGGCCGCCGTCACGGCGGGCCTGCCGGTGGACGAGGCGCGGGCCCGGCTCGGCGCGGCCGGCGCCACCTCGGGGGCCGAACCCGAGCTGATCACCGAACTGGGCGCCCGCCTCGGCCTGTGGACGGCCGTCACCTGGTCGCCCGACGGCACGGAAGGACAGTACGACGTCCTCTTCGCGCCGGAGGCGGACCTGGCCTCGGCGGCCCCCGTCGGCCTCTGCCGCCCGTCCGGCGACCTCACCGGCCCCCTCGCGGACCACACCACCGACCCCGGCGCCGCCCTGACCACCGCGGCCCTGGTCACCGACCTCCAACGCCACCTGCGGGACCGGCTGCCCGCCTACCTCGTACCCTCCGCGATCGTCGCGCTCGACGCCCTCCCCCTGACGCCGAACGGCAAGGTGGACCGCGCCGCGCTGCCCGCGCCCGAGCCGTCCCGCACGGACGGCGGGACCGGCGGCCGGGCGCCGCGCACCCCGCGCGAGGGCGTGCTGTGCGAGCTGTACGCCGACGTCCTCGGCCTGCCCCAGGTCGGCATCGACGACAGCTTCTTCGCCCTGGGCGGCCACTCCCTGCTCGCCACCCGCCTGATCGGCCGCATCCGCACCGCCCTGGGCGTGGATCTGCCGATCACCGCCGTGTTCGAGGCCCCCACGGTCGCCCGGCTCGCCGAGCACATCGACGCCGCGGCCGCCGGGGACCGCCCGGCGCTGCGCCCGGTCCCGCGCCCGGACCCGCTCCCCCTCTCGTACGCCCAGCGCCGCCTGTGGTTCCTGCACCGGCTGGAGGGTCCGAGCGCCACGTACAACGTCCCGCTCGCACTGCACCTGTCCGGCGAGCTGGACCACGACGCGCTGCGGGCGGCCGTCGGCGACCTGCTCGCCCGGCACGAGAGCCTGCGCACGGTCTTCCGCGAGACGGCGGGCGGCACTCCGCACCAGGTCGTCCGCGAACCCGGCGATCTGCCGCCTGTGTTCTCCGTCGTACGGACCGGCCCCGACGACGTACGGCGGCTGCTCCACGAAGCCACCCGCCACGCCTTCGACATCGCCACCGAACTTCCGCTGCGCGCAACGCTGTTCCACGTGAAACCAAGCGAGCACATCCTGCTGCTCCTGCTCCACCACATCGCGGGGGACGGCTGGTCGGCGGCCCCGCTCTCGCGCGATCTGGCCGAGGCGTACGACGCGCGGCGCAAGGGCGCGGCACCTCGGTGGTCGCCGCTGCCGGTGCAGTACGCCGACTACACCCTCTGGCAGCGCGATGTCCTCGGCGACCCGCAGGACCCGGACAGTGTGCAGAGCCGGCAACTGGCCTACTGGACCGAGCAGCTGAAGGCTCTGCCCGAGGAGATCGCCCTCCCGTACGACCGCCCGCGCCCGCGGCGCGCGACGTACCGGGGCGACGCCCTCGCCCTGGAACTGCCCGCCGCCCTGCACGCGGACCTGCACGCACTGGCACGCGACACCGGCACCAGCCTGTTCATGATCGTCCAGGCCGGGCTGGCGGCCCTGCTGACCCGCCTCGGCGCCGGTACGGACATCCCGCTCGGCAGCCCCGTCGCGGGCCGCACCGACCCAGCCCTCGACGACCTCGTCGGCTTCTTCGTCAACACCCTCGTGCTGCGTACCGACACCTCCGGCGACCCCACCTTCCGTGAGCTGCTGCGCCGCGTCCGCGACACCGACCTGGCCGCCTGGTCCCACCAGGACCTGCCCTTCGAGCAACTGGTCGAGGCCCTGAACCCGGTGCGCTCCGCGGGCCGGCAGCCCCTGTTCCAGGTGGTCGCCGCGGTGCAGAACGCCCCGGAGGGCGGCTTCGGCCGGCTCGGCGTGCGCACCCGCTCCGAGCTGATCAGCACCGGCACCGCCAAGTACGACCTCTTCTTCAGCCTCTGGGAGCGCCAGGGCCCGCAGGGCGAGCCCCGCGGCCTGGACGGCTTCGTGGAGTACAGCACCGACCTCTTCGACCGCGGCACGGCCGAGACGCTCGCCGCCCAGCTGGTCCGCGTCCTGGAAACGGCGGCCGCCACCCCGGACGTGCCCCTCGCCCACCTCGACATCCTGACGGCCGGGGAGCGCGAGCGGCTGCGCCGGGACGCGTCGGCCGCCGCGCCCGCCGTACGGCACGGCACGCTGCCCGAACTGTTTGCGGAGCAGGTGGCGCGTACGCCGGAGGCGACGGCGCTGGTCTTCGAGGACGTGGCGCTGTCGTACGGGGAGTTGGACGCGCGGGCGAACCGGCTGGCGCACTGGCTGATCGGGGAGGGGGTGGGGCCGGAGGCGCGGGTGGCCGTGGTGCTGCCCCGGTCGGCCGACTTGGCGGTGGCGCTGCTGGCCGTGCTCAAGGCGGGCGGCGCGTACGTGCCGGTGGACCCGGAGTACCCGGAAGCGCGCCGCGCCTTCGTCCTCGCCGACGCCGCGCCCGTCCTCGTCCTGGACGAGGAAGCCGTACGCCAGGACCTGTCCGCGCACCCGGACACCGCACCGGAAACCGGTCTGTGCCCGGCGCACCCGGCGTACGTGATCCACACGTCCGGCTCGACCGGCACGCCCAAGGGCGTCGTCGTGACGCACACGGGCCTCGCCGCGCTGGCGGCCTCGCAGGCGGAGCGGTTCGCGGTGACGGGGCGGAGCCGCGTCCTGCAATTCGCCTCGCCGAGCTTCGACGCGTCGGTCTCCGAGATGTGCGTGACATGGCTGTCCGGCGCCGCCCTGGTCATGGCGCCGGGGGAGCGGCTGCTGCCCGGCGCGGGACTGGAGGAACTGCTCGCCGAGCAGCGGGTCACCCACGCCACCCTGCCGCCGTCGGTCCTCGCCGCGCTGCCGCCGCAGGCGACGCTGCCCGGCCTGGCGTCGCTGGTCGTGGCGGGCGAGGCCTGCCCGGCCGACCTGGTGGAACGGTGGTCGGCGGGGCGGCGCATGGTCAACGCGTACGGGCCGACCGAGGCCACCGTGTGCGCCACCGTCGGCGAGCCGCTGAGCGGACGCGTGGTGCCCGCGCTCGGCGCGCCGGTCGGCGACGTCCGGCTGTTCGTGCTCGACGCGCTGCTGCGCCCGGTGCCGGACGGCGCCGTGGGCGAGCTGTACCTCGCGGGCTCCGGTCTGGCCCGCGGCTACCTGGGGCGGTCCGGGCTGACCGCGGAACGCTTCGTGGCCTGCCCGTTCGGCCCGGCGGGCGCGCGCATGTACCGTACGGGCGACCTCGTACGCCACCGCGCCGACGGCGAACCGGAGTTCGTCGGCCGGGCCGACGACCAGGTCAAGGTACGCGGCCACCGCATCGAGCCGGGCGAGGTCGAGCAGGCGCTCGCCGAGCACCCGGCGGTGCGCCGGGCCGCCGTGGCGGCGCGCGCCGACCGCACCGGCGACCTGCGCCTGACCGGCTACGTCGTGCCCACGGCCGACGCCGCCCGGCAGACCCTCGCCGCCGACCTGCGCCGCGACCTCCTCGGCCGGCTGCCGGAACACCTGGTGCCGTCCGTGATCACGGTGCTCGACGCGCTGCCGCTGACCCCGAACGGCAAGGTGGACCGCAAGGCCCTGCCCGCCCCCGACCCGTCCCGTACCGCCGGGGAAGCGGGCGGCCGGGCCCCGCGCTCGCCGCAGGAGGAGATCCTGTGCGAGCTGTACGCCGACCTCCTGGGCGTCACGCGCGTCGGCATCGACGACAGCTTCTTCGCCCTCGGCGGCCACTCCCTGCTCGCCACCCGCCTGGTCAGCCGCATCCGCGCCGTACTGGGCGTGGAACTGCCCATCGCCGCCCTCTTCGAGGCGCCCACCGTGGAAGCCCTGGTGGAACGCCTCGGCCTGTCCACCGCCCGGACCCGCAGCGCCCTGCGGCCCATGCCGCGCCCCGAGGTCCTGCCGCTCTCGTACGCCCAGCGCCGCCTGTGGTTCCAGTACCGCCTGGAAGGCCCCAGCCCCACGTACAACATCCCGCTCATGCTGCGCATCGCGGGCCCGGTCGACGCGCAGGCGCTGCGCGCGGCCCTCGGCGACCTGCTCGCCCGCCACGAGAGCCTGCGCACGGTCTTCCGCGAGACCGGCGGCACCCCGCAGCAGGTCGTCCTCGACCCCGCCACGGACCCGGACGCCTTCGACATCCTCGACGTCACCGACGATGTGCCCGACGACCCCGCGGCCTTCCGCGACCTCCTGAAGCAGGCCGCGCGGCACCGCTTCGACCTGACCACCGACCTGCCGCTGTACGTGAAGCTGTTCCGCGTCGGCCCGGGGAACCAGCGGGAGCAGGGCCGGGAGGAGACCGTCCTGCTCCTCCTCCTGCACCACATCGCCGGTGACGGCTGGTCGATGGCCCCGCTGTCGCGCGACGTCGCGACGGCCTACGACGCGCGCCGCGCGGGCCGGGCACCGCGGTGGACGCCGCTGCCCGTCCAGTACGCCGACTACACCCTCTGGCAGCGGCAGTTCCTCGGCGACCCCGACGACCCGGACAGCGTCTACGGCCGCCAGATCGCGTACTGGCGCGAGCAGCTGCGCGACCTCCCCGAGGAGATCGCCCTGCCCTTCGACCGCCCGCGCCCGCAGCGCGCCTCCTTCCGCGGCGACTCCATCACCTGGGAGATCCCCGCGGACCTGCACCAACGCCTGCACGCCCTCGCGGGCGAGACCGGCACCAGCCTCTACATGGTCCTCCAGGCAGGCCTGGCCACCCTGTTCACCCGGCTCGGCGCCGGTACGGACATCCCGCTCGGCAGCCCCGTCGCGGGCCGTACCGACCAGGCGCTGGACGACCACATCGGCTTCTTCGTCAACACCCTGGTGCTGCGCACCGACACCTCCGGCGACCCCACCTTCCGCGAACTCCTCCAGCGCGTACGGGACACCGCCCTCACCGGCTGGGCCCACCAGGACCTCCCCTTCGAGCAGCTCGTCGAGGCCCTGAACCCGGTCCGCTCCGCGGCCCGCAACTCCCTCTTCCAGACCATGCTCACGCTCGACAACGCGCCGGAGGGCGAGTTCACCCTCGGCGGCCACACCGCCCGCACCGAACCCGTGCACGTCGACGCGTCCCGCTTCGACCTGTCGGTCTTCCTGACCGAACGGCGCGGCGCGCACGGCGAACGGCCCGGCATGGACGGCGCGATCGAATACAGCACCGACCTCTTCGACCGCGGCACGGTCCAGGCGCTGGCCGCCCGGCTGGTCGCGCTGCTCGACGCGGTGACCGCCGACCCCGACCAGCCGCTCGCCCACCTCGACGTGCTGACCGCCGACGAGCGCGCCCTGCTGCTCGGCGAGGTCAACGCCACCGACCGGCCCGTCCCGCGCACCTCCCTCGCCGAGGCGTTCGAGGACACCGCGGCCGCCCGCCCCGACGCCCCCGCCGTGACCTTCGACGGCACCACCCTCACCTACGCCGAGCTGAACGCCCGCGCCAACCGCCTGGCCAGGCACCTGACCAGCGCGTACGGAGTCGGTGGCGAGAGCCGCGTCGCCGTCCTCCTGGACCGTTCCGCCGACCTGGTCGTGGCGATCCTCGCCGTCCTCAAGGCGGGCGGCGTGTACGTACCGCTCGACCGGCGCTACCCGGCCGCGCGCATGCGGCTGATCGCGGCCGAGACCGAGGCCGTCCTCGTCCTCACCCAGCGCGACCTGCCGACCGCCGCCTACCTCCCCGGTGTACCGGCCCTGAACGTGGACGCCTGCGCCGGGACGGTGGCGGACCTCCCCGCCACGGACCTCCCCGCGCCCACCGCCCACGCCGACACCGTCGCGTACGTCATGTACACCTCCGGATCGACCGGCGCGCCCAAGGGCATCGCCGTCACCCAGGGCGACGTGGTGGGCCTGGCCGCCGACCACTGCTGGGGCGAGGGCGCGCCGGACGGCGCCCGGCACGCCGTGCTCGGCCACGCCTCCACCGCGTTCGACGCCTCCACCTTCGACCTGTGGGTCCCCCTGCTCAACGGCGGCCACCTGGTCATGGCCCCGCCCGGCGACCTCACCCCCGACGACTACCGCCGCCTCCTCACCGACCACGCCATCACCGCGGTCCTGCTGACCACGGCCCTGTTCAACCTGATCGCCGAGGAGTGCCCGGACGCCCTCTCCGGCGTCCGCCAGGTCTGGACGGGCGGCGAAGCGGCCTCCCCGTCCGCCGTACAGAAGATCCTCAACGCCTGCCCGGACACCCGCGTCTTCAATGTGTACGGGCCCACCGAGGTCACCATGGCGGCGACGTACCACGCCCTCCAGGCACCGCGGCGCCTCACCGGCACGGTCCCCATCGGCCGCCCCATGGACAACACGCGCGCCTACGTCCTCGACAGCGCCCTGCGCCCCGTCGCCCCGTCGGTGACCGGCGAACTGTACGTGGGCGGCGCGGGCCTCGCCCGCGGCTACCTGAACCGCCCGGCGCTGACCGCGGAACGCTTCGTCCCCGACCCCTTCGGCGCACCCGGCGCCCGCATGTACCGCACCGGCGACCTGGTCCGCTGGACCGCCGACGGACAGCTCGACTACATCGGCCGCGCCGACTCCCAGGTCAAGATGCGCGGCTTCCGCATCGAACTCGGCGAGATCGAGACCGCCCTGGACGCCCACCCCGCGGTCGCCCAGGCCACCGTCAACCTGCGCGAGATCGCCCCCGGCGACACCCGCCTGGTCGCCCACCTCGTCCCCGTGGCCAAGGAAGCCTTCGACTCCACGGCCCTGCGCCGCCACCTGCGCGACCGGCTGCCCGCCTACATGGTCCCGTCCGCCCTGGTGGCGCTCGACGCCCTGCCGCTCACCCCGAACGGCAAGGTGGACCGCGCCGCGCTGCCCGCCCCCGACCCGCGCTCCGAACTCGGCGGACGCGGCCCCCGCTCACCGAAGGAAGAGATTCTCTGCGCGCTGTACGCCGACGTGCTGCGCGTGCCCCGCGTCGGCATCGACGACAGCTTCTTCGTCCTCGGCGGCCACTCCCTGATGGCGACCCGCCTGATCAGCCGCATCCGTACGGCCCTGAACGTGGAACTCCCCATCGGCGCCCTCTTCGAGGCCCCCACCGTCGCGGCCCTGGCCCGGCGCATCGACAGCGCCACGGCCGAGGCCCGCCCCCCGGTGAAACCCGCCGCACGCCCCGAGACCGGCATCCCCCTCTCCTACGCCCAACGCCGCCTCTGGTTCCTGCACCGCCTGGAAGGCCCCAGCCCCACCTACAACATCCCCCTGGCCCTGCGCTTCTCCGGCGCACTCGACCCCGAGGCCCTACGGTCGGCCATCGGTGACCTCGTGGCCCGCCACGAGAGCCTGCGCACCGTCTTCCCGCGCCGGGCCCGCGCCGCGCAGCAGATCATCCTCCCGCCCGACTCCGGCCGCGACCTCCTCACCGTGGTGGAGGTGACCCCCGGCGATCTCGCCCCGGCCCTGCAGAAGGCCGCTCGCCACCCCTTCGACATCACCGCCGAACACCCGCTCCGCGCGACCCTGTTCACCACCGGCCCGACCGACCACGTCCTGCTCCTCCTCCTGCACCACATCGCAGGCGACGGCTGGTCCATGGCGCCCTTGTCCCGCGACCTCGCCGCGGCCTACGACGCCCGCAGCGCGGGCGAGGAACCCCAGTGGACGCCGCTCCCCGTCCAGTACGCCGACTACACCCTCTGGCAACAGCGATTCCTCGGCGACCCGGCCGACCCGGACAGCACGTACAGCCGCCAGCTGGTGTTCTGGCGGCGGGAGTTGGCAGACCTTCCCGCCGAGATCCGGTTGCCTCTCGACCATCCCCGCCCGGAGGTCACCACCTACCGCGGCGACATGTTCCCCCTCCACCTCCCCGCCGACCTCCACCAGGGCCTCCAAGCCCTGGCCGGCGACACCGGCACCAGCCTCTACATGGTCGTCCAAGCGGGCCTGGCGGCCCTCCTGACCCACCTGGGCGCCGGCACGGACATCCCCCTCGGCAGCCCCATCGCCGGCCGCACCGACCAGGCCCTCGACGACCTCGTCGGCTTCTTCGTCAACACCCTCGTGCTCCGCACGGACACCTCCGGCGACCCCACCTTCCGCGAACTGCTGTGCCGCGTCCGCGACACCGACCTCGCCGCCTGGTCCCACCAGGACCTCCCCTTCGAACAACTCGTGGAGGCCCTCAACCCCGTCCGCTCCACCGCCCGCCACCCCCTCTTCCAAACCCTCCTCACCCTCGACAACGCCCCCGAACGCCACTTCACCCTGGGCGGCCACGCGGCCCGGACCGAGCCGGTGGACCTCGGCGTCTCCCATTTCGACCTGTCGTTCGGGCTCACGGAGCGGCGGTCGGGGCAAGGGGCGCCGGAGGGAATGGAAGGGTTTGTGGAATTCAATACGGACGTATTCGAGAAGGAGACCGTGGTGCGTATCGCGGAGGAATTGGTGGGGGTGCTGGGGGCGGCGGTGGCGGGGCCGGACACGCCGATCTCCGAGCTGCTCCCGTAG
- a CDS encoding MSMEG_6728 family protein: MQTFLPYPDFAASAAVLDTRRLGKQRVETLQVLRGLTVPGYGWRHHPAVRMWQGYEEALVRYGLEMCREWTAAGRRDTCATTLATDFGSYRPQASVRSYSELSDAGELPNWLGDSEFHRSHQSALVTKDPGHYRAYFPDVPSGLPYVWPTSDRAAGRGA, from the coding sequence ATGCAGACCTTCCTCCCCTACCCCGACTTCGCAGCCTCCGCCGCCGTCCTCGACACCCGCCGCCTGGGCAAACAGCGGGTGGAAACCCTCCAGGTCCTCCGCGGCCTCACCGTCCCCGGCTACGGCTGGCGCCACCACCCGGCCGTCCGCATGTGGCAGGGCTACGAGGAGGCACTCGTCCGCTACGGCCTGGAAATGTGCCGGGAGTGGACGGCAGCGGGGCGGCGGGACACGTGCGCAACGACGCTGGCCACGGATTTCGGCTCGTACCGCCCGCAGGCTTCCGTACGTTCGTACAGCGAACTGTCGGATGCCGGAGAACTGCCGAATTGGCTGGGTGACTCGGAATTCCATCGGAGCCATCAGTCGGCGTTGGTGACGAAAGATCCGGGGCATTACCGGGCTTATTTTCCGGACGTTCCGTCAGGGCTGCCGTACGTCTGGCCGACGTCGGACAGGGCGGCCGGCCGAGGCGCGTGA